In a genomic window of Elusimicrobiota bacterium:
- a CDS encoding PilZ domain-containing protein: MSGDERRSGARFITELSVVLRPSKGGEPLDDRATAHDVSIGGFKVETQAQLTDNMMLSFTFELPRGQTATGKGRVVWTNRETFASWAGVEIVSMPWGDKRRLGKLLNPDGTDWERISNLCIKLAMILTVIAAAHRVLMSAHLRSLFASLAPKMIALLVMGWALVNLLKRPRR; the protein is encoded by the coding sequence GTGAGCGGCGACGAGCGCCGTTCCGGCGCGCGGTTCATCACCGAGCTCAGCGTCGTGCTGCGCCCATCGAAGGGCGGCGAGCCGCTCGACGACCGGGCGACGGCCCACGACGTGTCGATCGGCGGGTTCAAGGTGGAGACGCAGGCCCAGTTGACGGACAACATGATGCTCTCGTTCACCTTCGAGCTCCCGCGCGGGCAGACGGCGACCGGCAAGGGTCGCGTCGTCTGGACCAACCGCGAGACGTTCGCGAGCTGGGCCGGCGTCGAGATCGTGTCGATGCCCTGGGGCGACAAGCGCCGCCTCGGGAAGCTGCTGAACCCGGACGGCACGGATTGGGAGAGGATCTCGAACCTCTGCATCAAGCTCGCGATGATCCTGACGGTGATCGCCGCGGCGCACCGGGTGCTGATGAGCGCCCACCTGCGCAGCCTGTTCGCGTCGCTGGCGCCGAAGATGATCGCGCTGCTGGTGATGGGGTGGGCGCTCGTGAACCTGCTGAAGCGCCCCCGGCGCTAG
- a CDS encoding NAD+ synthase: protein MKIALAQIDTTVGDLRGNSEKILATLDEACRRGASLAVFPEQTLGGYPALDLWEEPGFAAANEKALAALAKKVRGTAALVGFVSRWKGKVGKPVRNSAALLHNGKVVAIRHKTLLPTYDVFDEARYFEPASENKPISWGGLKLGVTICEDAWAKDPSTSRRLYDVDPVAAQAKAGADLLLNLSASPFLRGKTAVRKKLVAEHAKRLKKPLFYCNAVGGNDEIVFDGGSLAYDAQGKLRARGAFAAEDLLVIDTKTWEGATIAPEPSAVGQVGEILTLGIKDFAGKCGLQTAFLGLSGGIDSAVAAALAVRALGPHRVVGVTMPSSYSSQGSLDDAQALAKNLGIELRTAPIAGVYGALVQALGEKWGNGTPDLAEQNLQARARGVILMGLANKAHRGFVLTTGNKSELAVGYCTLYGDMCGALAPLADAPKRLVYELASWLNSDREIIPANSISKAPSAELKPDQKDQDDLPPYDQVDDALEAWVQSRLEPGRVARAVGDRAVAETLLDRMDWSEFKRRQAPPSIKISSKAFGVGRRMPIAKAGWRVRAGL from the coding sequence ATGAAGATCGCCCTCGCCCAGATCGACACGACGGTCGGCGACCTTCGCGGCAACTCCGAGAAGATTCTCGCTACGCTCGATGAGGCTTGTAGGCGCGGCGCCTCGCTCGCCGTCTTCCCGGAGCAGACCTTGGGCGGCTATCCCGCGCTCGACCTGTGGGAAGAGCCCGGCTTCGCCGCGGCCAACGAGAAAGCCCTCGCCGCCCTCGCCAAAAAAGTCCGCGGCACCGCCGCCCTCGTCGGCTTCGTCTCGCGCTGGAAGGGGAAGGTCGGCAAGCCCGTGCGCAACTCCGCCGCGCTCCTCCACAACGGGAAGGTCGTCGCGATCCGTCACAAGACCCTCCTTCCGACCTACGACGTCTTCGACGAGGCCCGCTACTTCGAGCCGGCCTCCGAGAACAAGCCGATCTCCTGGGGCGGACTCAAGCTCGGCGTCACCATCTGCGAGGACGCCTGGGCCAAGGACCCGTCCACCTCGCGCCGCCTCTACGACGTCGACCCCGTCGCCGCGCAGGCCAAGGCCGGCGCCGACCTCCTCCTCAATCTCTCCGCGTCGCCGTTCCTGCGCGGCAAGACCGCGGTCCGCAAGAAGCTCGTCGCCGAGCACGCCAAGCGCCTGAAAAAGCCTTTGTTCTACTGCAACGCCGTCGGCGGCAACGACGAGATCGTCTTCGACGGCGGCAGCCTGGCCTACGACGCCCAGGGCAAGCTCCGCGCGCGCGGCGCCTTCGCCGCCGAGGACCTGCTGGTCATCGACACGAAGACCTGGGAGGGCGCGACGATCGCGCCCGAGCCCTCCGCCGTCGGTCAGGTGGGAGAGATCCTCACCTTGGGCATCAAGGACTTCGCCGGCAAGTGCGGCCTGCAGACCGCCTTCCTCGGCCTCTCCGGCGGCATCGACTCCGCCGTCGCCGCCGCTCTCGCCGTGCGCGCGCTCGGCCCTCACCGCGTGGTGGGCGTGACCATGCCCTCGTCCTACTCCTCCCAGGGAAGCCTCGACGACGCGCAGGCTTTGGCCAAGAACCTCGGCATCGAGCTGCGCACCGCGCCGATCGCCGGCGTCTACGGCGCCTTGGTCCAGGCCCTCGGCGAGAAGTGGGGCAACGGCACCCCCGACCTGGCCGAGCAGAACCTCCAGGCCCGCGCGCGCGGCGTCATCCTGATGGGCCTCGCCAACAAGGCGCATCGCGGCTTCGTCCTCACCACGGGAAACAAGTCCGAGCTCGCGGTCGGCTACTGCACTCTGTACGGCGACATGTGCGGCGCGCTGGCGCCGCTGGCCGACGCGCCGAAGCGCCTCGTCTACGAGCTCGCCTCCTGGCTCAACTCCGACCGGGAGATCATCCCCGCGAACTCGATCAGCAAGGCCCCGTCGGCCGAGCTTAAACCGGACCAGAAGGACCAAGATGACCTGCCGCCGTACGACCAGGTCGACGACGCCCTCGAGGCCTGGGTGCAGTCCCGTCTCGAGCCGGGCCGCGTCGCGCGCGCCGTGGGCGACCGAGCCGTGGCCGAGACCTTGCTCGACCGCATGGACTGGAGCGAGTTCAAGCGCCGCCAGGCGCCGCCGTCGATCAAGATCTCCTCGAAGGCCTTCGGCGTGGGGCGGCGCATGCCTATCGCGAAGGCCGGCTGGCGCGTCCGCGCCGGGTTGTAG
- a CDS encoding type II toxin-antitoxin system HicA family toxin, which yields MSRPPVCRAREALAALRRAGFVLDHQTGSHAILYKPGHPNPITLPMHAGDVKPGTLRRIIRDAGLTIDEFRRLL from the coding sequence GTGTCGCGGCCGCCCGTCTGCCGGGCGCGCGAGGCGCTCGCGGCGTTGCGCAGGGCGGGATTCGTTCTCGATCATCAGACCGGCTCCCACGCGATTCTTTACAAGCCGGGCCATCCCAATCCCATCACCTTGCCGATGCACGCGGGCGATGTGAAGCCCGGGACGCTGCGCCGGATCATCAGGGACGCGGGATTGACCATCGACGAGTTCCGCCGGCTACTCTAG
- a CDS encoding type II toxin-antitoxin system HicB family antitoxin: protein MKINAVLEPQPEGGFTAYIPALPGCVSEGDTEASAKKNLLDALQGYLTVANKRSLTLAKAKEGKVFSLQV from the coding sequence ATGAAGATCAACGCGGTCTTGGAGCCCCAGCCGGAAGGCGGATTCACCGCCTACATCCCGGCGTTGCCCGGTTGCGTTTCGGAAGGCGATACGGAGGCTTCGGCGAAGAAGAACCTCCTCGACGCCCTGCAAGGCTACCTGACCGTCGCCAACAAGCGCTCTTTGACCTTGGCCAAGGCGAAGGAAGGGAAGGTGTTCTCTCTGCAGGTCTAG
- a CDS encoding DUF1287 domain-containing protein, whose protein sequence is MTNQTKKRLMLGFSGLGALSVAALLFAGRGRFYRGPMIEPSVWEPRTDRSRVVAEARKLIGLWYDPAQGYLNDVGGKMGLIVCMDVPRLAYRNSGTSIRKLLEQDYKAHPDHYGKRDGRPGDPYFDRRARNLYSYCKHNGCLDMIGPPEPGDVVFMSRGREGWITHIALVTEVGADGGYRVVEASRDRWYVTREEESATMLGRGWIFRGFGRPLKNRT, encoded by the coding sequence ATGACCAATCAAACTAAGAAGCGCCTGATGCTCGGGTTCTCGGGCCTGGGCGCGCTATCCGTCGCCGCCCTGCTTTTCGCGGGACGAGGCCGCTTTTATCGCGGGCCGATGATCGAGCCCAGCGTCTGGGAACCCCGCACGGACCGCTCTCGCGTCGTGGCGGAGGCCCGCAAGCTCATCGGGCTCTGGTACGACCCGGCGCAGGGCTATCTGAACGACGTCGGCGGAAAGATGGGACTGATCGTCTGCATGGACGTCCCGCGGCTCGCTTACCGGAACTCGGGCACCTCGATCCGGAAGCTGCTCGAGCAGGACTACAAGGCGCACCCGGACCACTACGGGAAGCGCGACGGCCGGCCCGGCGACCCGTACTTCGACCGGAGAGCCCGGAACCTGTATTCCTACTGCAAGCACAACGGATGCCTGGACATGATCGGCCCGCCCGAGCCGGGCGACGTCGTCTTCATGAGCCGCGGCCGCGAGGGCTGGATCACCCACATCGCGCTGGTGACCGAGGTCGGCGCCGACGGAGGGTACCGCGTCGTGGAGGCCTCGCGCGACCGGTGGTACGTGACCCGAGAGGAGGAAAGCGCGACGATGCTGGGCCGCGGCTGGATCTTCAGGGGGTTCGGCCGGCCCCTGAAGAACCGAACGTAG
- a CDS encoding caspase family protein, whose product MTLRPLLLLLTAASALTILNGCAPMGTVSNPVEIAHDPSSLVFAIPEGKRGGDPRRDDTASSIGALTGLQTVSLFDENDPRGADVIVRLKPGAFAWEIKTLSAHSRRLLTTGSASPFRFQKDLAKHLTAEFGPQTELYKRMMAEKREAGAETEVAAETPAPKAAPAASYRSDVESPSYRLPEDETKFALVVGVESYQSALKAEHAARDAGAVKAHLLAAGYPERNIVFLVDQQAGKSALEKYLEAWLPRNTDERSTVLFYFSGHGAPDPEKGQAYLMPWDADAKFTETTGYPVKRLYAKLNALKARRVLVAMDACFSGAGPRSVIGKGLRPLVSKIDDGGGAAGRVGALTASASDEMTGSDEASGHGLFTYHLLKALNARGGKATLKELFDALSPKVRDAARRDNRDQTPQLVGDGRSTL is encoded by the coding sequence ATGACCCTGAGACCGCTGCTCCTGCTCCTGACCGCCGCGTCCGCCCTGACCATCCTGAACGGCTGCGCGCCGATGGGGACCGTGTCGAACCCCGTCGAGATCGCCCACGACCCCTCGAGCCTCGTCTTCGCCATCCCCGAAGGCAAGCGCGGCGGCGACCCCCGCCGCGACGACACCGCCTCGTCCATCGGCGCCCTCACCGGCCTCCAGACCGTCTCGCTGTTCGACGAGAACGACCCCCGGGGCGCGGACGTCATCGTGCGCCTCAAGCCCGGAGCGTTCGCGTGGGAGATCAAGACCCTGTCGGCCCACAGCCGGCGCCTGCTGACGACCGGCAGCGCGAGCCCGTTCAGGTTCCAGAAGGACCTCGCCAAGCACCTCACCGCCGAGTTCGGGCCGCAGACGGAGCTTTACAAGAGGATGATGGCCGAGAAGCGGGAGGCCGGCGCGGAGACCGAAGTCGCGGCCGAGACCCCGGCGCCCAAGGCCGCCCCTGCCGCCTCGTACCGCTCGGACGTCGAGTCCCCGTCCTACCGCCTGCCGGAGGACGAGACGAAGTTCGCGCTCGTCGTCGGCGTGGAGTCTTATCAATCGGCGCTGAAGGCCGAGCACGCAGCGCGAGACGCCGGCGCCGTCAAGGCGCACCTGCTGGCGGCGGGCTACCCGGAACGGAACATCGTCTTCCTGGTCGACCAGCAGGCCGGGAAGTCGGCGCTGGAGAAGTACCTCGAGGCGTGGCTGCCGCGCAACACCGACGAGCGCTCGACCGTGCTGTTCTATTTCTCCGGGCATGGCGCGCCGGACCCGGAGAAGGGACAGGCCTACCTGATGCCGTGGGACGCGGACGCGAAGTTCACCGAGACCACCGGCTATCCCGTCAAGCGGCTGTACGCGAAGCTCAACGCCCTGAAGGCCCGGCGCGTGCTCGTGGCCATGGACGCCTGCTTTTCCGGCGCGGGGCCGCGCTCCGTGATCGGCAAGGGGCTGAGGCCGCTCGTGTCCAAGATCGACGACGGCGGGGGCGCCGCGGGGCGAGTGGGGGCGCTGACCGCCTCCGCGTCCGACGAGATGACCGGCTCCGACGAGGCGTCGGGCCACGGCCTGTTCACCTATCACCTCCTGAAGGCGCTGAACGCGCGCGGCGGCAAGGCCACCCTCAAGGAGCTGTTCGACGCGCTGTCGCCGAAGGTGCGGGACGCCGCGCGGCGCGACAACCGCGACCAGACCCCGCAGTTGGTGGGCGACGGGCGCTCCACGCTATAG
- a CDS encoding glycine--tRNA ligase subunit beta, with the protein MAKKTKLNDFLLDIHTEPFPARFVPPALDQLKLNAAKWLAGKIEHGDVAVSGTLRHLILTVKGVASKGLDKTERFKGPKVGAPAPALEGFARKYGLDSAALIPDNGVLYAEVHSKGEAASVLFAAMIPELMKSLQFPKSMTWEESGFKFGRPLRAVTAMLGDKVVAVAVAGIKSGRAVHGHPVLAKQPVLLKDPAKHAAVLRQGLVIADPAERRDYLLKCLAQATKSTGGIAEPDEALIDETVFMVEHPVPVLGKLRDAHMVLPAELLKLVMKKQLKFFPVVTRDGLLHPYFVGVRDGLSSGNELVREGYQRVLEARFNDAAFFVGRDSASTLASKLPQLERVTYQKALGSMAQKAARVESVAAWISERLRQTAPVDEQAVARAAKLAYADLVTDVVKEFPELQGHMGGVYARKDGESEKVALAVEQFYFPVAAKSPAPATAEAAVVSLAGKLDSLAGCFAAGMIPTGSADPYALRRQALGAVRIVLEKQLPLDLDGAVAHAISLQPVAVPEPAKLAAQLCDFVWGRAQSLFEEMNYAVDEVRSIQAGALTNLPNAFLRLAALRAVRRDPAFESLAAAFKRASNILKQAKLSDSPPPERALLRDQADFDLYDALVTAEGSANDRIVRGDFEGGLKTLVSVKPHLDQFFEKVMVMVEDEALKKQRLALLSKLVRAFRRVADLSEIQASAS; encoded by the coding sequence ATGGCCAAGAAAACCAAGCTCAACGACTTCCTCCTCGACATCCACACCGAGCCGTTCCCCGCGCGCTTCGTCCCCCCCGCGCTCGACCAGCTCAAGCTCAACGCGGCCAAGTGGCTCGCGGGCAAGATCGAACACGGCGACGTCGCCGTCTCCGGCACGCTCCGCCACCTGATCTTGACGGTCAAGGGCGTCGCCTCGAAAGGCCTCGATAAGACCGAACGCTTCAAGGGTCCCAAGGTCGGCGCCCCCGCGCCCGCGCTGGAAGGCTTCGCGCGCAAGTACGGCCTCGACTCCGCGGCCCTCATCCCCGACAACGGCGTCCTGTACGCCGAGGTCCACAGCAAGGGTGAAGCCGCCTCCGTCCTCTTCGCCGCGATGATCCCCGAGCTGATGAAGTCCCTCCAGTTCCCCAAGTCCATGACCTGGGAGGAATCCGGCTTCAAGTTCGGCCGCCCCCTGCGCGCCGTCACCGCCATGCTCGGCGACAAGGTCGTCGCCGTCGCCGTCGCCGGGATCAAGTCCGGCCGCGCCGTCCACGGCCATCCGGTCCTGGCCAAGCAGCCGGTCCTCTTGAAAGACCCGGCCAAGCACGCCGCCGTCCTGCGCCAGGGGCTCGTCATCGCCGACCCGGCCGAGCGCCGCGACTACCTCCTCAAATGCCTCGCCCAGGCGACGAAGTCCACGGGAGGGATCGCCGAGCCCGACGAGGCGCTCATCGACGAGACCGTCTTCATGGTCGAGCATCCGGTCCCCGTCCTGGGCAAGCTGCGCGACGCGCACATGGTCCTGCCCGCGGAGCTGCTCAAGCTCGTGATGAAGAAGCAGCTCAAGTTCTTCCCCGTCGTTACCAGGGACGGCCTCCTTCACCCGTATTTCGTCGGCGTGCGCGACGGCCTCTCCTCCGGCAACGAGCTGGTGCGCGAGGGCTATCAGCGCGTCCTCGAGGCGCGCTTCAACGACGCGGCCTTCTTCGTCGGCCGCGACTCCGCCTCCACCCTCGCGAGCAAGCTGCCCCAGCTCGAGCGCGTGACCTACCAGAAAGCCCTCGGCTCCATGGCCCAGAAGGCCGCCCGCGTCGAGTCCGTCGCGGCGTGGATCTCCGAGCGCCTGCGCCAGACCGCGCCCGTCGACGAGCAGGCCGTCGCCCGCGCCGCCAAGCTCGCCTACGCCGACCTCGTCACCGACGTGGTGAAGGAATTCCCCGAGCTCCAGGGCCACATGGGCGGCGTCTACGCCCGCAAGGACGGCGAGTCCGAGAAGGTCGCCCTCGCCGTCGAGCAGTTCTACTTCCCCGTCGCCGCCAAATCCCCCGCCCCGGCGACCGCCGAGGCGGCCGTCGTCTCGCTGGCGGGCAAGCTCGACAGCCTCGCGGGCTGCTTCGCCGCGGGGATGATCCCCACCGGCTCGGCCGACCCGTACGCCCTGCGCCGTCAGGCCCTGGGCGCGGTGCGCATCGTCCTCGAGAAGCAGCTCCCCCTCGACCTCGACGGGGCCGTCGCCCACGCGATCTCCCTGCAGCCCGTCGCCGTCCCGGAGCCCGCCAAGCTCGCCGCCCAGCTCTGCGACTTCGTCTGGGGCCGCGCCCAGTCGCTCTTCGAGGAGATGAACTACGCCGTCGACGAGGTGCGCTCCATCCAGGCCGGCGCGCTGACGAACCTGCCCAACGCTTTCCTGCGCCTCGCCGCGCTGCGCGCCGTGCGCCGCGACCCCGCCTTCGAGTCCCTGGCGGCCGCGTTCAAGCGCGCCTCGAACATCCTCAAGCAGGCGAAGCTGTCCGACTCTCCTCCCCCCGAGCGCGCGCTCCTGCGGGACCAGGCCGACTTCGACCTCTACGACGCCCTCGTCACGGCCGAAGGCTCGGCCAACGACCGCATCGTGCGCGGCGACTTCGAGGGCGGCCTGAAGACCCTCGTCTCGGTCAAGCCCCACCTCGACCAGTTCTTCGAGAAGGTCATGGTGATGGTCGAGGACGAGGCCCTCAAGAAGCAGCGCCTGGCGCTCCTGAGCAAGCTCGTGCGCGCCTTCCGCCGCGTGGCCGACCTCTCCGAGATCCAGGCTTCCGCGTCGTGA
- a CDS encoding glycine--tRNA ligase subunit alpha, with protein MTFQEIVLELQDFWSKQGCAIVQPYDLEKGAGTFNPATFFGALTSAPAHYAYIEPCRRPADGRYGENPNRLGKYYQFQVIMKPVPKGITDVYQKSLKAIGLDPKKHDLRWIEDDWESPTLGASGVGWEVWLDGMEITQFTYFQQMGSMPLSPVSVELTYGLERIAMYLQNKNSVYDLDYGGGLTYGDLHKPQERELSRYSFETADVALLSRHFNEWEAEGGRLAGLGDPIPAYDCVVRASHLFNTLEARGAISVTERAHYIGRIRSLARKVMELYIEKHAPKEPAAAK; from the coding sequence ATGACCTTTCAAGAGATCGTTCTCGAGCTGCAGGATTTCTGGTCGAAGCAGGGCTGCGCCATAGTGCAGCCCTACGACCTCGAAAAGGGCGCCGGCACCTTCAACCCCGCCACCTTTTTTGGGGCACTCACGTCGGCTCCCGCTCATTATGCCTACATCGAGCCCTGCCGCCGCCCCGCCGACGGCCGCTACGGCGAGAACCCCAACCGCCTCGGCAAGTACTACCAGTTCCAGGTCATCATGAAGCCCGTTCCAAAGGGGATCACCGACGTCTACCAGAAGTCCCTGAAGGCCATCGGCCTCGACCCCAAGAAGCACGACCTGCGCTGGATCGAGGACGACTGGGAGTCCCCGACCCTCGGCGCCTCGGGCGTGGGCTGGGAGGTCTGGCTCGACGGCATGGAGATCACCCAGTTCACCTACTTCCAGCAGATGGGCTCGATGCCCCTCTCGCCCGTCTCCGTGGAGCTCACCTACGGCCTCGAGCGCATCGCGATGTACCTTCAGAACAAGAACTCCGTCTACGACCTCGACTACGGCGGCGGCCTGACCTACGGCGACCTGCACAAGCCCCAGGAGCGCGAGCTGTCGCGCTATTCCTTCGAAACGGCGGACGTGGCGCTCCTCTCCCGGCATTTCAACGAGTGGGAAGCCGAGGGCGGGCGCCTCGCCGGCCTGGGCGACCCGATCCCCGCGTACGACTGCGTCGTGCGCGCCTCGCACCTCTTCAACACGCTCGAGGCGCGCGGCGCCATCTCGGTCACCGAGCGGGCGCACTACATCGGGCGCATCCGCAGCCTGGCGCGAAAAGTCATGGAGCTCTACATCGAGAAGCACGCGCCGAAAGAACCGGCGGCGGCGAAATAA
- the recO gene encoding DNA repair protein RecO, whose translation MIVNAPGIVLSRRAFGEYDRLCAVFTEQFGKIPARFVGVNRPKGKMKALSEPGVWGEYRLHLSARSEFAKAVGGRLISSFPGWRADLGRTFDALACLEMVDRLTPDHQPSPEKYALLGSVLSALDHAPSGWLAPAFGLRLAVMIGISLRERAPAPARSVWAALHDEDLLALPSLPYDAPAAESARRLLDEHLGAHAGRRLRAFEFRDALIKTAPQGVPA comes from the coding sequence GTGATCGTCAACGCGCCCGGCATCGTCCTCTCCCGCCGCGCCTTCGGCGAGTACGACCGCCTCTGCGCCGTGTTCACCGAGCAGTTCGGCAAGATCCCCGCGCGCTTCGTCGGCGTCAACCGGCCCAAGGGCAAGATGAAGGCTTTGAGCGAGCCGGGGGTCTGGGGCGAATACCGCCTCCACCTCTCCGCGCGCTCGGAGTTCGCCAAGGCCGTCGGCGGCCGCCTGATCTCGAGCTTCCCGGGCTGGCGCGCCGACCTCGGCCGCACCTTCGACGCGCTCGCCTGCCTGGAGATGGTCGACCGTCTCACGCCCGACCATCAGCCGAGCCCCGAGAAGTACGCGCTCCTGGGCTCCGTCCTCTCCGCGCTCGACCACGCTCCGAGCGGCTGGCTCGCCCCCGCCTTCGGCCTGCGCCTGGCCGTGATGATCGGCATCTCCCTTCGCGAGCGCGCGCCCGCGCCCGCCCGCTCCGTCTGGGCCGCGCTGCACGACGAGGACCTTCTCGCCCTGCCCTCGCTTCCCTACGACGCGCCCGCCGCCGAGTCCGCGCGCCGTCTGCTCGACGAGCATCTCGGCGCGCACGCCGGCCGCCGCCTGCGCGCCTTCGAGTTCCGCGACGCTTTGATCAAGACCGCCCCTCAGGGAGTTCCCGCGTGA
- a CDS encoding O-antigen ligase family protein has translation MILQSWGLALAAFAPLFAAWPGAAAPYVLPKLFVLALAAAAASLGALYHPVPAGKSKAKVPAKPDLLRPLAACVGAAVLSGVFSQAPAVSLLGEYSARGHGLLTLGLCAVVAALASGAGPAFARAALLAGAWAGAALSAYGLLQLAGLDPVVNAVGGIPYGRIGSLTGSPVGLGASLAMLLPLQLRLALDGESPRDRLGGWACVALSLAGLLFTWSRGAWLAAAAGAACWLLWTGRLRAPKSGVKVAAAAVLAGALVYAAGRARPTDMSDLGRVAVWRSALSVFAAHPLLGSGPDTFALMLGRHKTEGFVRAYGENGGQAHAHNDLLQALATTGLAGFAAYAWLLVAAWRRLRNALGDEASRSGAAAAGAGLAAAFVAAKLNPVPLDGLALAALLLGLLDPGGPRPRGATRAAAVFSAAAFAAAAWLLLADRRAFQGMRAQHEGRLDAARAAYAAAVRLNPAEQSYGLWLVGAIREQARAEKDPARRLALGGEAAAAARALAGWNPLDARALHALGGSLAALALQGGPDGMAEAAAVLDRGARADWSYRALLETRLVVARLRKDAFAKADAEARLARLNGLVRSK, from the coding sequence ATGATCCTTCAGAGTTGGGGCCTCGCGCTGGCGGCGTTCGCCCCGCTGTTCGCGGCCTGGCCGGGAGCCGCCGCGCCGTACGTGCTCCCGAAGCTGTTCGTGCTGGCTCTCGCCGCCGCCGCGGCGAGCCTCGGCGCGCTCTATCATCCCGTCCCGGCCGGCAAGTCCAAGGCCAAAGTCCCCGCGAAGCCGGACCTCCTCCGTCCCTTGGCCGCGTGCGTCGGCGCGGCCGTTCTCTCCGGCGTTTTCTCGCAGGCTCCGGCCGTGAGCCTGCTCGGAGAGTACTCGGCGCGCGGCCACGGCCTGCTGACCTTGGGGCTGTGCGCCGTCGTCGCGGCGCTCGCCTCGGGCGCCGGACCCGCCTTCGCGCGCGCGGCGCTCCTCGCCGGCGCGTGGGCCGGCGCGGCGCTGTCCGCCTACGGCCTGCTCCAGCTCGCGGGCCTCGACCCCGTCGTCAACGCCGTCGGGGGGATCCCCTACGGGCGCATCGGCTCGCTGACGGGAAGCCCGGTCGGGCTGGGCGCGAGCCTCGCCATGCTCCTGCCGCTGCAGCTGCGACTGGCCCTCGACGGAGAGAGCCCGCGGGACAGGCTCGGCGGCTGGGCCTGCGTCGCGCTCTCGCTCGCGGGGCTGCTCTTCACGTGGTCGCGCGGGGCGTGGCTCGCGGCGGCGGCCGGCGCCGCGTGCTGGCTGCTGTGGACCGGGCGGCTGCGCGCGCCGAAGTCCGGCGTCAAGGTCGCGGCGGCCGCCGTCCTGGCGGGAGCGCTCGTCTACGCCGCGGGGCGCGCGCGTCCGACGGACATGTCCGACCTCGGACGCGTCGCCGTCTGGCGCTCCGCGCTGAGCGTGTTCGCGGCGCATCCGCTGCTCGGCTCAGGTCCCGACACCTTCGCCTTGATGCTCGGCCGCCACAAGACCGAGGGCTTCGTGCGCGCCTACGGCGAGAACGGCGGCCAGGCGCACGCGCACAACGACCTCCTGCAGGCGCTCGCGACGACGGGGCTCGCCGGCTTCGCGGCCTACGCTTGGCTCCTGGTCGCGGCCTGGCGCCGCCTGAGGAACGCCTTGGGCGACGAGGCCTCGCGCTCCGGCGCGGCGGCCGCGGGGGCGGGCCTCGCCGCGGCGTTCGTCGCCGCCAAGCTCAACCCCGTCCCGCTCGACGGGCTCGCCCTCGCGGCGCTGCTTCTCGGCCTGCTCGACCCGGGAGGCCCGCGCCCGCGCGGCGCGACGCGGGCGGCCGCGGTTTTTTCCGCCGCGGCCTTCGCCGCCGCCGCGTGGCTGCTGCTCGCCGACCGCCGCGCCTTCCAAGGCATGCGCGCGCAGCACGAGGGCCGTCTCGACGCGGCCCGCGCGGCCTACGCCGCCGCGGTCCGGCTGAACCCCGCCGAGCAGAGCTACGGCCTGTGGCTCGTCGGCGCGATCCGCGAGCAGGCGCGCGCGGAGAAAGATCCCGCCCGTCGCCTCGCTTTGGGAGGCGAGGCCGCGGCCGCCGCGCGCGCGCTGGCGGGCTGGAACCCGCTCGACGCGCGCGCCCTTCACGCCCTCGGCGGCTCGCTCGCCGCACTCGCGCTCCAGGGCGGTCCCGACGGGATGGCGGAGGCGGCGGCGGTCCTCGACCGCGGCGCGCGCGCCGACTGGAGCTACCGCGCCTTGCTCGAGACGCGGCTCGTCGTGGCGAGACTCAGGAAGGACGCGTTCGCCAAGGCCGACGCCGAGGCGCGCCTCGCGCGACTGAACGGCCTCGTGCGGTCCAAATAG